A window of Brachybacterium fresconis contains these coding sequences:
- the pepN gene encoding aminopeptidase N — protein sequence MASENLTRDEARRRASFLTTDSYDIRLDLTTGPETFRTETTIRFSSSSAQETFVDLIAKAVSEIELNGELLADPASRFDGARVRLPALVEGENVVRILADGVYMNTGEGLHRFVDPVDEEVYLYSQFEVSDARRMFACFEQPDLKATFRLTVTAPEHWRVISNAPTPAPTAADEGTATWAFEPTERISTYLVALIAGNYQGGTGEITTRDGRTIPMGVFARASLAEHVDAQNVIDITATGIDFYEDAFDRDFPFPKYDQVFVPEYNMGAMENPGAITYVETYVFRSEVSDAIRERRDLTILHELAHMWFGDLVTMRWWDDLWLNESFAEYASTLASAEVTRWSDAWTTFALSEKGWAYQQDQLPSTHPIVADMVDFEAVETNFDGITYAKGASVLRQLVAYVGREEFFAGVRAYFARHAWSNTELSDLLVELEATSGRDLGTWAQQWLRTAGVNTLRPLIERDADGTVARFAIEQTAPQEHPTLRPHRLQVGGFTLRGGQLVRTESVEIDVDDALTEVPALTGTRADLWLINDGDLTYTKVRLDEQSLAVAMKHLRHLDDSLARTLLWSSAWDMVRDGELPSRRYQQLLLANLTGEDSSSVLRALLQQLETVAGPYADPDQRLARTEAAADAVWELAESAAAGSDAQLQLTEAFARLARTEAHLQRIEGLLGGSVTLPGRSIDTDLRWKLVISLAVLGGIDVAGIDEQLASDDTQSGRKHALTAKAALPTEVSKAKAWRRTMEKDTLANESITAVVQGFRRVVDDALIAPYRQRYFAAISQVWAERSNEIANRLVAGYFPSSYGGQSVLDDADAWLADAEEAPFGLRRIIIEGRATVARQERVRAADID from the coding sequence ATGGCATCCGAGAATCTCACTCGCGACGAAGCGCGACGCCGCGCCTCGTTCCTGACCACCGACTCCTACGACATCCGTCTGGACCTCACGACGGGCCCGGAGACGTTCCGCACCGAGACCACGATCCGCTTCTCCTCGAGCTCCGCGCAGGAGACCTTCGTCGACCTCATCGCGAAGGCGGTGAGCGAGATCGAGCTCAACGGCGAGCTGCTCGCCGACCCCGCCTCCCGCTTCGACGGCGCCCGGGTGCGCCTGCCCGCCCTGGTCGAGGGCGAGAACGTCGTGCGCATCCTCGCCGACGGGGTCTACATGAACACCGGTGAGGGACTGCACCGCTTCGTCGACCCGGTCGACGAGGAGGTGTACCTCTACAGCCAGTTCGAGGTCTCCGACGCGCGGCGCATGTTCGCCTGCTTCGAGCAGCCCGACCTCAAGGCCACCTTCCGCCTCACCGTCACCGCGCCCGAGCACTGGCGGGTCATCTCCAACGCCCCCACCCCGGCCCCGACCGCCGCCGACGAGGGCACGGCCACCTGGGCCTTCGAGCCCACGGAGCGCATCTCCACCTACCTCGTCGCGCTGATCGCGGGGAACTACCAGGGCGGCACCGGGGAGATCACCACCCGCGACGGCCGCACGATCCCCATGGGCGTCTTCGCCCGCGCGTCGCTGGCCGAGCACGTCGACGCCCAGAACGTCATCGACATCACCGCAACCGGCATCGACTTCTACGAGGACGCCTTCGACCGGGACTTCCCGTTCCCCAAGTACGACCAGGTGTTCGTGCCGGAGTACAACATGGGCGCGATGGAGAACCCCGGCGCCATCACCTACGTGGAGACCTACGTGTTCCGCTCGGAGGTCTCCGATGCGATCCGTGAGCGCCGCGACCTGACGATCCTGCACGAGCTGGCCCACATGTGGTTCGGGGACCTGGTCACCATGCGCTGGTGGGACGACCTGTGGCTGAACGAGTCCTTCGCCGAGTACGCCTCCACGCTCGCCAGCGCCGAGGTCACCCGCTGGAGCGACGCCTGGACCACCTTCGCGCTGTCGGAGAAGGGGTGGGCATACCAGCAGGATCAGCTGCCCTCGACGCACCCGATCGTCGCCGACATGGTCGATTTCGAAGCGGTCGAGACGAACTTCGACGGCATCACCTATGCCAAGGGCGCCTCCGTGCTGCGCCAGCTGGTCGCCTACGTCGGCCGGGAGGAGTTCTTCGCCGGGGTCCGCGCCTACTTCGCCCGGCACGCCTGGTCCAACACGGAGCTGAGCGACCTGCTGGTCGAGCTCGAGGCCACCAGCGGCCGCGATCTGGGTACCTGGGCGCAGCAGTGGCTGCGAACCGCCGGCGTGAACACACTGCGCCCGCTGATCGAGCGCGACGCCGACGGCACCGTGGCCCGCTTCGCCATCGAGCAGACAGCGCCGCAGGAGCACCCCACCCTGCGCCCGCACCGGCTGCAGGTGGGCGGCTTCACCCTGCGCGGCGGACAGCTGGTGCGCACCGAGTCGGTGGAGATCGACGTCGACGACGCGCTGACCGAGGTGCCGGCGCTGACCGGCACGCGAGCCGACCTGTGGCTGATCAACGACGGCGACCTCACCTACACGAAGGTGCGCCTGGACGAGCAGTCGCTCGCCGTCGCGATGAAGCATCTGCGCCACCTCGACGATTCCCTGGCCCGCACCCTGCTGTGGTCCTCGGCCTGGGACATGGTGCGCGACGGCGAGCTGCCCAGCCGCCGCTATCAGCAGCTGCTGCTGGCCAACCTCACCGGGGAGGACTCCTCCTCGGTGCTGCGCGCCCTGCTGCAGCAGCTGGAGACCGTCGCCGGCCCCTACGCGGATCCGGACCAGCGCCTGGCGCGCACCGAGGCCGCGGCCGACGCGGTCTGGGAGCTCGCCGAGTCCGCCGCGGCGGGATCCGACGCCCAGCTGCAGCTGACCGAGGCGTTCGCCCGGCTGGCCCGCACCGAGGCGCACCTGCAGAGGATCGAGGGACTGCTGGGCGGCTCGGTGACGCTTCCCGGGCGCTCGATCGACACCGATCTGCGCTGGAAGCTCGTGATCTCCCTGGCCGTCCTGGGCGGGATCGACGTCGCCGGCATCGACGAGCAGCTGGCCTCCGACGACACCCAGTCCGGGCGCAAGCACGCCCTGACCGCGAAGGCCGCCCTGCCCACCGAGGTGTCCAAGGCGAAGGCCTGGCGGCGCACGATGGAGAAGGACACCCTGGCCAACGAATCGATCACCGCGGTGGTCCAGGGCTTCCGCCGCGTGGTGGACGACGCGCTGATCGCCCCGTACCGCCAGCGGTACTTCGCGGCGATCTCGCAGGTGTGGGCCGAGCGGTCGAACGAGATCGCCAATCGCCTGGTGGCCGGCTACTTCCCCTCGTCCTACGGCGGGCAGAGCGTGCTGGACGACGCCGATGCCTGGCTCGCCGATGCGGAGGAGGCTCCCTTCGGTCTGCGCCGCATCATCATCGAGGGGCGCGCCACCGTGGCGCGCCAGGAGCGCGTCCGCGCCGCAGATATCGACTGA
- a CDS encoding ATP-binding cassette domain-containing protein, which yields MPTSSRETAAPRVVGPRRVLAGVRWSLALAARRAPAWFLLTVVTSVVLALVPAAQVRAVAWLVATSEHDGFRAALIPLVLLTALVGLGQVITSAENLIGQRISLRLMRDLNARLAEVAAALDPRRVTDAQVHALLDGARTSTFQLSRSPGAVISALSALLAALALGTAIWPFSPLAAGLVVLALVPNLVIFAWSAGFQDARFEEAATHGARFRYLLDQLVGGRTATELAALGAGPRIARDAGHAHTRMSQIQDRLYALLLRGDLIGGLASAALLGGALIAVLAEGGGAAGLSAGVLGVIAGLQATRGAGFAVGDVISAGPVIARFRQVQAFEERPAHQRVVSDVRRLEVRDLTVSYPGTPTPALHEASLTATRGEMVALVGVNGAGKTTLVHAVMGIVDRDEGQVLLDGAEADELTTAERFSRFGLVTQEFGRYEMTVREAVALGSPREDVEDAEIWAALAAARARTLVERLPHGLDTQLGPQFGGVGLSGGQWQRIALARIHLRGAGIRILDEPTSAIDAEAEQEVFAQLRETADQHVTIVVSHRAWTLRDMDRIHVLEEGRVVEAGTFAELMAPGSRFSAIFAEQLTG from the coding sequence ATGCCGACCTCGAGCCGCGAGACTGCCGCGCCGCGCGTCGTCGGCCCCCGCCGGGTGCTGGCCGGCGTGCGCTGGTCACTGGCGCTGGCGGCGCGTCGTGCCCCGGCCTGGTTCCTGCTGACGGTGGTCACCTCCGTCGTGCTCGCGCTGGTTCCCGCCGCGCAGGTGCGGGCGGTCGCGTGGTTGGTCGCCACCTCCGAGCACGACGGGTTCCGGGCCGCACTGATACCGCTGGTACTGCTCACCGCACTGGTCGGGCTCGGACAGGTGATCACCAGCGCCGAGAACCTGATCGGTCAGCGCATCTCCCTGCGTCTGATGCGGGACCTGAACGCGCGCCTCGCCGAGGTCGCGGCGGCGCTGGACCCGCGCCGGGTCACGGACGCCCAGGTCCATGCCCTGCTCGACGGGGCCCGCACCAGCACGTTCCAGCTCTCTCGCAGTCCCGGCGCGGTGATCAGCGCGCTGTCGGCGCTGCTCGCGGCCCTCGCCCTCGGCACGGCGATCTGGCCCTTCTCCCCGCTCGCGGCCGGCCTGGTGGTGCTCGCCCTGGTGCCGAACCTGGTGATCTTCGCCTGGTCGGCCGGTTTCCAGGACGCCCGCTTCGAGGAGGCGGCCACGCACGGCGCCCGGTTCCGGTACCTGCTCGACCAGCTCGTCGGCGGCCGCACCGCCACCGAGCTGGCTGCCCTCGGCGCCGGGCCGCGGATCGCCCGGGACGCCGGCCACGCCCACACCCGGATGTCGCAGATCCAGGATCGGCTCTACGCTCTGCTGCTGCGCGGCGATCTCATCGGAGGGCTGGCCTCCGCCGCGCTGCTCGGCGGGGCGCTGATCGCGGTCCTCGCCGAGGGTGGGGGAGCGGCCGGACTGAGCGCGGGGGTGCTCGGCGTCATCGCCGGGCTGCAGGCGACCCGCGGAGCCGGGTTCGCCGTCGGCGACGTCATCTCCGCCGGTCCCGTGATCGCCCGCTTCCGGCAGGTCCAGGCATTCGAAGAGAGACCGGCGCACCAGCGGGTCGTCTCCGACGTCCGTCGGCTCGAGGTCCGCGACCTCACCGTCAGCTATCCCGGCACCCCGACCCCTGCCCTGCACGAGGCGAGCCTGACGGCGACGCGCGGTGAGATGGTCGCCCTGGTCGGCGTCAACGGCGCCGGGAAGACCACGCTCGTCCACGCCGTGATGGGCATCGTGGACCGCGACGAGGGCCAGGTGCTGCTGGACGGTGCCGAGGCCGATGAGCTGACCACCGCCGAACGGTTCTCCCGTTTCGGTCTGGTGACCCAGGAATTCGGGCGCTATGAGATGACCGTGCGCGAGGCCGTGGCGCTGGGGAGCCCGCGAGAGGACGTGGAGGATGCGGAGATCTGGGCGGCCCTGGCGGCGGCGCGGGCGCGGACGCTGGTCGAGCGCCTTCCCCACGGGCTGGATACCCAGCTCGGTCCCCAGTTCGGCGGCGTCGGGCTCTCCGGCGGGCAGTGGCAGCGCATCGCTCTCGCGCGCATCCATCTGCGGGGCGCGGGGATCCGGATCCTCGACGAGCCGACCTCGGCGATCGACGCGGAGGCCGAGCAGGAGGTCTTCGCCCAGCTGCGGGAGACCGCCGACCAGCACGTGACGATCGTGGTCTCCCACCGGGCCTGGACCCTGCGCGATATGGACCGTATCCACGTGCTCGAGGAGGGGCGGGTCGTCGAGGCGGGGACCTTCGCGGAGCTCATGGCCCCGGGGTCCCGATTCTCAGCGATCTTCGCCGAGCAGCTCACGGGCTGA
- a CDS encoding DUF402 domain-containing protein, with protein MSSTPRWSPGDQVTWTYYTQQHPTRTVRPGTVVLDDERGVVVWIAPGTEVLLPVLASGAALRRAGDEGMFTAPRIQSKQLWTGNGILMIALPDKPYSVWLFYKDDGSLGCYYINLETPYERTEEGVATRDLVLDLVVLPRRDWHYKDEDELEGAERTGYFSPEEIDSIRAAGREAEQHIDRWTYPFSAGYEYFFPDPTWPLPSLPEHYGWDLDLTRR; from the coding sequence ATGTCTTCCACCCCGCGCTGGTCGCCCGGCGACCAGGTGACCTGGACCTACTACACGCAGCAGCACCCCACCCGCACCGTTCGCCCCGGCACCGTCGTGCTGGATGACGAGCGCGGCGTGGTGGTCTGGATCGCGCCCGGCACCGAGGTGCTGCTGCCCGTCCTCGCCTCCGGTGCGGCTCTGCGCCGCGCCGGGGACGAGGGCATGTTCACCGCACCCCGCATCCAGTCCAAGCAGCTGTGGACCGGCAACGGCATCCTCATGATCGCGCTGCCGGACAAGCCGTACTCGGTGTGGCTGTTCTACAAGGACGACGGCTCGCTGGGCTGCTACTACATCAACCTCGAGACGCCCTACGAGCGCACCGAGGAGGGAGTGGCCACCCGGGACCTGGTGCTGGACCTGGTGGTGCTGCCGCGCCGCGACTGGCACTACAAGGACGAGGACGAGCTCGAGGGTGCTGAGCGCACCGGCTACTTCTCCCCCGAGGAGATCGACTCGATCCGGGCGGCGGGCCGGGAGGCCGAGCAGCACATCGATCGGTGGACCTATCCCTTCTCGGCCGGCTACGAGTACTTCTTCCCGGACCCCACGTGGCCGTTGCCGTCCCTGCCCGAGCACTACGGCTGGGACCTGGACCTCACGCGGCGGTGA
- a CDS encoding fatty acid desaturase family protein, whose protein sequence is MTTTAERPPARPRAAAQTRDYFELSKRVKAAGLMGRDVRTYMVRTVLLALAFVGAFVLLLTLGSTWWQLAVAALFGILFTQAAFLGHDAAHQQIFASGRRNNWFARIVGNLVVGLSIAWWTRKHNKHHGNPNTIGRDGDIAGGVLVFDPDDVKGRTGFMGWLAKRQGWAFVPMLSLFAFVLHYEAIAAVFAKGRVKHRRAEAILVLIRIIGFPVIVFATLGLGMGAAFLAVQLAVFGIYMGGSFAPNHKGMPLIPKDLEVDFLRRQVLTSRNITGGRLMNWAMGGLDLQIEHHLFPRMPSGNLRKVRPIVQEFCAERGITYTETDLISSYGIIIRYLNRVGLGHADPMDCPLAAQLRGAPVV, encoded by the coding sequence ATGACGACCACTGCAGAGCGACCCCCTGCCCGGCCCAGGGCAGCCGCACAGACCAGGGACTACTTCGAGCTCTCGAAGCGGGTGAAAGCAGCCGGCCTCATGGGCCGCGACGTGCGGACCTACATGGTGCGCACCGTCCTGCTCGCGCTCGCCTTCGTCGGCGCGTTCGTGCTGCTGCTGACCCTGGGCAGCACCTGGTGGCAGCTGGCCGTTGCCGCCCTGTTCGGGATCCTGTTCACCCAGGCCGCATTCCTCGGCCACGACGCCGCGCACCAGCAGATCTTCGCCTCCGGCCGCCGCAACAACTGGTTCGCGCGCATCGTGGGGAACCTGGTGGTGGGGCTGAGCATCGCCTGGTGGACCCGCAAGCACAACAAGCACCACGGCAACCCCAACACCATCGGCCGCGACGGCGACATCGCCGGCGGCGTGCTGGTCTTCGACCCCGACGACGTGAAGGGTCGCACCGGTTTCATGGGATGGCTGGCCAAGCGCCAGGGCTGGGCGTTCGTCCCGATGCTGAGCCTGTTCGCGTTCGTGCTGCACTACGAGGCGATCGCCGCCGTCTTCGCGAAGGGCCGGGTCAAGCACCGCCGCGCCGAGGCGATCCTGGTGCTGATCCGCATCATCGGCTTCCCGGTGATCGTGTTCGCCACCCTCGGCCTCGGCATGGGCGCGGCGTTCCTCGCGGTGCAGCTGGCGGTCTTCGGCATCTACATGGGCGGGTCCTTCGCCCCCAACCACAAGGGCATGCCGCTGATCCCGAAGGACCTCGAGGTGGACTTCCTGCGCCGCCAGGTGCTCACCAGCCGCAATATCACCGGCGGTCGGCTCATGAACTGGGCGATGGGTGGGCTGGACCTGCAGATCGAGCACCATCTGTTCCCGCGGATGCCCTCGGGGAACCTGCGCAAGGTGCGGCCGATCGTGCAGGAGTTCTGCGCCGAGCGCGGGATCACCTACACCGAGACCGACCTGATCTCCTCCTACGGGATCATCATCCGGTACCTGAACCGGGTGGGCCTGGGCCATGCGGATCCCATGGACTGCCCGCTCGCCGCCCAGCTGCGCGGCGCCCCGGTCGTCTGA
- a CDS encoding sensor histidine kinase encodes MRRLGRDLALLLPGLGLTMLASAVLLPLAAVSAVLAVAWVGVLLFPVTLTLASVCARLDRARLRRWGVEINQPVYRARGSGPLGLLRRVADARRWLDLAFEGLLALPVRVLTVAVTLAWAGLGLGGLTYWSWDHLLPPEDALVPGQWSLALVVGLALTLSLPAMVRALALLDAVVTVPLLGGAVPGSRRASRHVPTVSSTVDARLRENAWVRMSVAFVGFVLVVVGWPVTTSLYEVHPAPAMTVSIAAAVAGLLAVRWPWAGLTLTVLAGLATMLVTMPAHALAPWPWPVTTLLAHCLTLTVLAVLHRWYWAVSAWSGGALLTLVTLVVAEPSARADDSLRAVTTNGVVLVAISGGVVLMGLTVHQWLLVSGQVERAQTLSADQVRRRYELEERSRIARELHDVVAHSMSVITVQASTATFRLPDLDTRTAQEFEDIAASSRQALGEMRALLATLRTDDSLDEMPMPALADIEELVATSRASGAVITADLSEVQVPPTVGLTAYRVVQEALSNALRHAGGAAIEVRVAAVGGSLLVDVTNAAPTTAQEPIPGSGLGLSGTRERVTALGGAVEVGPTSDGGFAVIARIPIADPLPR; translated from the coding sequence GTGCGCCGCCTCGGCCGCGACCTCGCCCTGCTGCTGCCGGGGCTGGGTCTGACGATGCTCGCCTCGGCCGTGCTGCTGCCCCTCGCCGCCGTCTCGGCGGTGCTCGCGGTCGCCTGGGTGGGGGTGCTGCTGTTCCCGGTGACGCTCACCCTGGCCTCGGTGTGCGCGCGGCTGGACCGCGCCCGGCTCCGCCGCTGGGGGGTCGAGATCAATCAGCCGGTCTACCGGGCCCGCGGCTCCGGCCCCCTCGGCCTGCTGCGCCGGGTCGCCGATGCCCGACGGTGGCTCGATCTCGCCTTCGAGGGGCTGCTCGCGCTGCCGGTGCGGGTGCTCACGGTCGCGGTGACCCTCGCCTGGGCGGGCCTCGGACTCGGCGGGCTGACGTACTGGTCCTGGGACCATCTGCTCCCGCCGGAGGATGCGCTGGTGCCCGGTCAGTGGTCGCTGGCGCTGGTCGTCGGCCTGGCGCTGACCCTCTCCCTGCCCGCCATGGTCCGTGCGCTCGCGCTGCTGGACGCGGTGGTGACCGTGCCGCTGCTGGGCGGTGCGGTGCCGGGATCGCGGCGCGCCTCCCGCCACGTGCCGACGGTGTCCTCGACGGTCGACGCGCGGCTGCGCGAGAACGCCTGGGTGCGGATGAGCGTCGCCTTCGTGGGCTTCGTGCTGGTGGTCGTGGGCTGGCCCGTGACGACCTCGCTGTACGAGGTGCATCCGGCGCCGGCCATGACCGTGTCCATCGCCGCCGCCGTCGCCGGTCTGCTGGCGGTGCGCTGGCCCTGGGCGGGATTGACGCTGACCGTCCTCGCCGGCCTCGCCACGATGCTGGTGACGATGCCGGCCCACGCCCTGGCCCCCTGGCCGTGGCCGGTCACCACGCTGCTCGCCCACTGCCTGACCCTCACGGTGCTGGCGGTCCTGCACCGCTGGTACTGGGCGGTGTCCGCCTGGTCCGGTGGCGCGCTGCTGACGCTGGTGACCCTGGTGGTCGCCGAGCCGTCCGCTCGGGCCGACGACTCCCTGCGCGCGGTCACGACCAACGGCGTGGTGCTGGTCGCGATCAGCGGCGGCGTGGTGCTGATGGGCCTGACGGTGCACCAGTGGCTGCTGGTCAGCGGGCAGGTGGAGCGCGCGCAGACGCTCAGCGCCGATCAGGTGCGGCGGCGCTACGAGCTCGAGGAGCGCAGCCGCATCGCACGCGAGCTGCACGACGTCGTGGCCCACTCGATGTCCGTGATCACCGTGCAGGCCAGCACCGCGACGTTCCGTCTGCCGGATCTGGACACCCGCACCGCACAGGAGTTCGAGGACATCGCCGCCTCCTCCCGGCAGGCCCTCGGGGAGATGCGGGCGCTGCTGGCGACCCTGCGCACCGACGACTCCCTCGACGAGATGCCCATGCCCGCCCTGGCCGACATCGAGGAGCTCGTCGCCACCAGCCGCGCCTCGGGCGCCGTCATCACCGCTGATCTCAGCGAGGTCCAGGTGCCGCCCACGGTGGGGCTGACCGCCTACCGCGTGGTGCAGGAGGCGCTGAGCAACGCCCTGCGCCACGCGGGCGGCGCCGCGATCGAGGTGCGGGTCGCCGCGGTGGGAGGGTCCCTGCTGGTCGACGTCACCAATGCGGCCCCCACCACGGCCCAGGAGCCGATCCCGGGTTCCGGTCTCGGCCTGTCGGGCACCCGGGAGCGGGTCACGGCCCTCGGCGGTGCCGTCGAGGTCGGCCCGACATCCGACGGCGGCTTCGCCGTCATCGCTCGGATCCCGATCGCCGACCCCCTACCCCGGTAG